A genomic region of Raphanus sativus cultivar WK10039 chromosome 6, ASM80110v3, whole genome shotgun sequence contains the following coding sequences:
- the LOC108810597 gene encoding LOB domain-containing protein 12 — translation MGGPGSSPCASCKLLRRRCAKDCIFAPYFPPDDPHKFAIVHKVFGASNVSKMLQELPVHQRADAVNSLVFEANARVRDPVYGCVGAISYLQNQVSQLQMQLAVAQAEILCIQMQHEPTLQSHHQVLELDQDDKALLLHNNIDNCCNNNNNNLGYAMSSGQFNSNFASPSSIMQMQMQMQDPLKQESLWT, via the exons ATGGGCGGTCCTGGATCATCACCATGTGCTTCGTGTAAGCTTCTTCGACGACGCTGTGCAAAAGATTGCATATTTGCACCTTATTTCCCTCCTGACGATCCTCACAAATTCGCCATTGTTCATAAGGTCTTCGGCGCAAGCAACGTCAGCAAAATGTTGCAG GAGCTACCGGTTCATCAAAGAGCTGATGCGGTGAATAGTCTGGTTTTCGAAGCAAACGCACGAGTTAGAGATCCTGTATACGGCTGCGTAGGAGCAATCTCTTACTTACAAAATCAAGTCTCACAGCTTCAAATGCAACTAGCAGTGGCTCAAGCCGAGATTCTCTGCATCCAGATGCAACACGAGCCAACTTTACAGTCTCACCATCAAGTACTTGAACTAGACCAAGACGATAAAGCTCTCTTGCTACACAACAACATCGATAACTGCTGCAACAACAATAATAACAACTTGGGTTATGCCATGTCTTCTGGGCAGTTCAACTCTAACTTTGCTTCTCCAAGCAGTATAATGCAAATGCAGATGCAAATGCAAGACCCTCTGAAGCAAGAATCTCTTTGGACTTGA
- the LOC108806965 gene encoding protein trichome birefringence-like 45: MSALQCLTFLFLFLFLLQDATSASPLPLRRRPVHNNSTHSNFAKHPRRRVVFPVNRSSCDLFAGEWVRDETYPLYRTEECGKGMIDPGFDCQTYGRPDSDYLKFRWKPFNCDVPRFNGVKFLQKMRNKTVMFVGDSLGRNQWESLMCMISSSAPFIRTNLIHEDPLSTFKILDYNVKVSFYRAPYLVDIEKIHGKTTLKLDEISVDASDAWRTADVLLFNTGHWWSHTGSLRGWEQMETGGRYYGDMDRLVALTKGLRTWSNWVIRYTKSPLTRVFFLSVSPTHYNPNEWTSRAKASTIAQGGKSCYGQTTPFSGTTYPTNSYVNQKKVIDEVVKEMNSHVSLMDISMLSALRIDGHPSIYSGDLNPSLKRFPDRSSDCSHWCLPGLPDTWNQLFYAALLL, encoded by the exons ATGTCGGCCCTTCAGTGTCTCACTTTcctcttcttgtttcttttccttCTCCAAGACGCCACGTCAGCTTCACCCCTCCCTCTCCGCCGGAGACCGGTTCACAACAACAGCACTCACAGCAACTTCGCTAAGCATCCACGACGAAGAGTAGTTTTTCCGGTGAACAGAAGTAGCTGCGACTTGTTCGCTGGCGAGTGGGTGCGGGACGAGACGTACCCACTTTACCGGACCGAGGAATGCGGCAAAGGAATGATAGATCCGGGATTTGATTGTCAGACTTACGGCAGACCTGACTCCGACTATCTTAAGTTCCGGTGGAAACCTTTCAATTGCGACGTCCCAAG GTTCAATGGGGTGAAGTTTCTACAGAAAATGAGAAACAAAACAGTAATGTTTGTTGGTGATTCGTTGGGTAGAAACCAATGGGAGTCGTTGATGTGTATGATCTCTTCATCAGCACCGTTCATTCGTACAAATCTTATTCATGAAGATCCTCTCTCTACCTTCAAGATCCTT GATTACAACGTCAAAGTGTCATTCTATAGAGCTCCTTATCTTGTAGACATAGAAAAAATTCACGGAAAGACAACTCTTAAACTAGACGAAATCTCTGTTGATGCATCGGACGCTTGGCGGACGGCCGACGTTCTGCTGTTCAACACTGGTCATTGGTGGAGCCATACAGGGTCTCTACGAGG GTGGGAGCAGATGGAGACAGGAGGGAGATATTACGGCGACATGGATAGGTTGGTGGCACTAACAAAAGGACTAAGAACATGGTCTAACTGGGTCATTCGTTATACCAAGTCTCCTCTCACTAGAGTTTTCTTCCTCTCCGTCTCACCCACACACTACAA TCCAAATGAGTGGACTTCAAGAGCAAAAGCTTCAACGATAGCTCAAGGAGGAAAAAGCTGCTACGGACAAACGACACCGTTTAGTGGAACAACGTACCCAACAAATTCATACGTGAACCAGAAGAAAGTGATTGATGAAGTGGTGAAAGAGATGAATTCTCATGTTTCTTTGATGGATATATCTATGCTCTCTGCTCTACGAATCGACGGTCATCCTTCCATCTACAGTGGAGATCTCAATCCTTCACTAAAGAGATTTCCTGACCGTTCATCGGATTGTAGCCATTGGTGTCTTCCTGGTCTTCCCGATACTTGGAACCAACTGTTCTATGCTGCTTTGCTGTTGTAA
- the LOC108809614 gene encoding uncharacterized protein LOC108809614: MVATEEHATAKIAVWWDMKACPIPKGYDAGRVRPSLEAEFEEVGYTGPVSITAYGDQTQTPGHILQGLIYSGVSVAHTRSESTNYLMYRDIVEWRGQNPPPATMMIISDEVQGVFDWDLLRLQQRTPYNLFLAYSDKPEVAIVLSTSEEWCWGSILYTEGSILYTEECEPVVVQGAKLYCKSCNFDCQSVKKFKKHLSSYEHVREEVVNPTYDKVVCVTERWARNYKATPEFATAKIQVWWDMMSCPIPEGYDARQVRPSLEAAFKELGYSGPVSITAYNDHNHTPLQALSSTGVDVFHVVPGFTYMYSDVNNWHYDNPPQSAAIMMVISDFVESISHGLVCLLQENNYNLFLAYSSRPSKMSFLLTSAEWLWESLLLAGSQKRLLLHKCSSESESSEPTATTLYCKLCHFDTKSIDIFRTHLSTDEEHAKEETRLLASRSSSVDERRYRVAEYDRQHLPEVKNYRKTKRMKKT, encoded by the exons ATGGTGGCGACGGAAGAACACGCTACAGCTAAGATAGCGGTGTGGTGGGACATGAAGGCCTGTCCGATTCCGAAAGGTTATGATGCTGGTCGGGTCCGACCGAGCTTAGAAGCGGAGTTCGAGGAAGTAGGCTACACTGGTCCAGTCTCCATCACTGCCTATGGCGACCAAACGCAAACCCCTGGTCACATCCTGCAAGGGCTCATTTACTCTGGAGTCTCTGTAGCACATACCAGATCCG AAAGCACAAACTACCTCATGTATCGGGATATTGTGGAATGGCGAGGTCAAAATCCTCCTCCGGCTACAATGATGATCATATCAGATGAGGTGCAAGGTGTCTTCGATTGGGATCTGCTCAGGCTACAACAACGGACGCCATACAACCTTTTTCTGGCTTATTCAGATAAGCCTGAAGTAGCTATCGTCCTCTCCACTAGTGAAGAGTGGTGCTGGGGAAGTATACTATATACTGAAGGAAGTATACTATATACTGAAGAATGCGAACCAGTTGTTGTTCAGGGTGCCAAGTTGTACTGCAAATCGTGCAATTTCGATTGCCAAAGCGTGAAGAAATTCAAGAAGCATCTCTCGAGTTATGAGCACGTACGAGAA GAGGTTGTTAACCCTACGTACGACAAGGTCGTATGTGTAACGGAGAGATGGGCAAGGAACTACAAGGCTACCCCTGAATTTGCGACAGCTAAAATACAGGTGTGGTGGGACATGATGTCTTGTCCGATTCCCGAAGGTTATGATGCTCGTCAGGTCCGTCCCAGTCTAGAAGCGGCATTCAAGGAACTAGGCTACTCTGGTCCTGTCTCTATCACTGCCTATAACGACCATAATCATACTCCCCTGCAAGCTCTCTCTTCCACTGGTGTCGATGTTTTTCATGTCGTTCCCG GTTTCACATACATGTATTCAGACGTGAATAATTGGCATTATGATAATCCTCCTCAGTCTGCTGCTATTATGATGGTCATATCGGATTTTGTGGAATCGATTTCACATGGTCTTGTCTGCTTACTACAGGAGAATAATTACAACCTTTTTCTGGCTTATTCATCCCGGCCTTCCAAAATGTCATTCCTTCTCACTTCTGCAGAATGGCTCTGGGAAAGCTTACTACTTGCAG GTTCACAGAAAAGACTACTTCTTCACAAGTGCAGCAGTGAGAGTGAAAGCAGCGAACCCACCGCAACAACATTGTATTGCAAACTGTGCCACTTTGATACCAAAAGCATTGATATTTTCAGGACGCATCTCTCAACTGATGAAGAACATGCAAAAGAA GAGACAAGACTTCTTGCGTCTCGTAGCTCTAGTGTTGACGAGAGGCGTTATCGAGTAGCCGAGTACGATAGACAACATTTGCCAGAG GTGAAAAATTATCGAAAAACCAAACGTATGAAGAAGACCTAG
- the LOC108808691 gene encoding UDP-glycosyltransferase 87A2-like: protein MDPTEPQLVEGLRHVVAMPWPGRGHINPMTNLCKRLLLRDPNLIVTFVITEEWLGFIGSDPKPDRIHYATLPNLIPSELVRANNFNGFVDAVHDIFEEPFERLLDRLNSPPPTVIIADTYVVWAVRVGKRRNLPVVSFWTMSATILSLFLHSDLLISHDHALFEPSEAKEEEIVDYIPGLSPTKLQDLPPVFSSNILHVFKKSKLCFDELPRAKCLLFTTAYELEPKAIDVFTSILDIPVYATGPLIPFQELTVENERNKPDYIMWLDGQAKSSVLYISQGCFLSVSEAQMEEIVGGVRESGVPFLWVASGTESKMKEALVGSLGFVVSWCDQLRVLCHAAVGGFWTHCWFNSTLEGMYSGVPMLAYPLHWDQILNGKMIVEDWRVGMKIERRKKTELLIGRGEFKEEVKRLNKHINIYI from the exons ATGGATCCGACTGAACCTCAGCTAGTCGAAGGACTGCGACACGTGGTGGCCATGCCTTGGCCCGGGAGAGGCCACATCAACCCCATGACGAACCTCTGCAAACGCCTCCTCCTCCGAGACCCTAACCTCATCGTCACGTTCGTCATCACCGAAGAATGGCTAGGGTTCATCGGATCAGACCCGAAACCCGACCGGATCCATTACGCTACTCTCCCAAATCTCATCCCTTCCGAGCTCGTCCGTGCCAACAACTTCAACGGCTTCGTAGACGCCGTCCACGACATATTTGAAGAGCCGTTCGAGCGGCTTCTTGACCGCCTCAACTCTCCTCCTCCGACGGTGATTATCGCGGACACTTACGTCGTATGGGCCGTTCGTGTTGGGAAACGGAGGAATCTTCCGGTGGTTTCTTTCTGGACTATGTCGGCCACGATTCTCTCCCTCTTCCTTCACTCGGATCTTCTCATAAGTCACGATCATGCTCTGTTCGAACCATCAG AAGCAAAAGAAGAGGAGATCGTAGATTACATACCCGGTTTATCTCCGACCAAACTCCAAGATCTTCCGCCAGTATTCAGCAGTAACATCCTCCATGTCTTCAAGAAAAGCAAGTTATGTTTCGATGAGCTTCCCAGAGCTAAGTGCCTTCTCTTCACCACGGCCTATGAGCTCGAGCCTAAAGCCATTGACGTTTTCACCTCCATCCTCGATATCCCGGTTTACGCTACCGGTCCTTTGATACCATTCCAAGAACTCACCGTTGAAAACGAACGTAACAAACCTGATTACATCATGTGGCTTGATGGGCAAGCGAAAAGCTCTGTTCTTTACATATCTCAGGGTTGTTTCCTTTCAGTCTCGGAGGCTCAGATGGAGGAGATAGTTGGAGGAGTGAGAGAGAGTGGAGTTCCGTTTCTTTGGGTGGCTT CCGGCACTGAGTCGAAGATGAAGGAGGCTCTTGTAGGTAGCTTAGGTTTTGTGGTGAGCTGGTGTGATCAGCTGCGTGTGCTGTGCCATGCAGCTGTAGGTGGGTTTTGGACCCATTGCTGGTTTAACTCGACTTTGGAAGGGATGTATTCAGGTGTGCCAATGCTGGCGTATCCGTTGCACTGGGATCAGATTCTGAATGGGAAGATGATTGTTGAGGACTGGAGAGTGGGAATGAAGAttgagaggaggaagaagacggaGTTATTGATAGGGAGGGGGGAGTTCAAGGAAGAAGTGAAGAgattaaataaacatataaatatttatatatga